A single window of Buteo buteo chromosome 15, bButBut1.hap1.1, whole genome shotgun sequence DNA harbors:
- the PHF3 gene encoding PHD finger protein 3 isoform X2, which yields MDEEGVKESGNDTIEDDELVLPNRNLRSRCEEPSLTSPRKSPRLMAQEPVRSLRQSTLAKRSNVAPLVNTKKSSVKSGSAPKTGQKQEKSPAKEGDVAAPLKEQPKEVRRSTRRSGQIEGTAAAVTASQSNKKCLPGPEEVKEIKSETFELAKVEETSQELSCANLAEACSPPGETKEITEVATKTESGNFESVCSVSADTEITAVKNEANDVIDSMGSETSLEEKTENKTEELEKKTEEHDQSGVTGKANDPSSACVNASEICKTFSNLSSSVEEGVDCSLGSHNVEVPDENTLSVKECITEPVDDDQGVEKTVTSSEKLLDSTEFDNKDLKSKEFTYTDPGNSISENTVSDQTSPNVQQQISGTKVEGPEASKFQEDDKQISISSKCEKNVRPRHSKSLIQDKQNLTAGTRQKSGTVQQEIMRSRTRAGLTVSGLHSPSSASLKRNADEQESHQHPNNPVKIRKKQSDLGLKAKSCVPGITVKKQTNTMLKKIPRVQASGQVQKSSIQRASEKSPTHQSCSKDTHHSVHSLSGHVSNLGQKQAPQGQKHQLATVLKTNSSTKEEAETKDPPVVEHVKEDDKEKNKSKRIDKNLQPRQRRSSKSLSLDEPPLFIPDNISTVKREGLEHTSASESKYVWVPNKQCGFCKKPHGNRFMVGCGRCDDWFHGDCVGLSLSQAQQMGEEDKEYVCVKCCAEEDKKMECFDQSVPDTQVKLEIHREEKAMECEKLGTSKQTPTCNLNVPTEKTKQTEDVGKHKVKIFRRESGDGKNLSDSRDLDTKKGQHVPARKGSQTAVIPRRSPEDKNEKISKESLSVVERSTKSGVHEKQEIKKKKNEKGSISATHLPAVPASKPSADQIRQSVKQSLKEILMKRLTDSSLKIPEERAAKVATRIERELFSFFRDTDSKYKNKYRSLMFNLKDPKNNILFKKVLKGEVTPDHLIKMSPEELASKELAAWRQRENRHTIEMIEKEQREVERRPITKITHKGEIEIESETPIKEQEEVMEIQEPNVKLFEKSEEADKDKEVNESASPDTTSQHKNHLFDLNCKICIGRMAPPTDDLSAKKVKVSVGVARKQSDNEAESIADALSSTSSILASELLEDDKQDSSKSSFTPLPKSETPGTVECESLFLARLNFIWKGFINMPSVAKFVIKAYPVSGSFEYLTEDLPDSIQVGGRISPHTVWEYVEKIKASGTKEICVVRFTPVTEEDQISYALLFAYFSSRKRYGVAANNMKQVKDLYLIPLGSSDKVPHHLVPFDGPGIEIHRPNLLLGLIIRQKMKRQITAVASVTSSFVDEASESTLSNLPPEKKSKPNKPEVSHHELALEEEEENDFFNSFTTVLHKQRNKPQQSNIEDVPAVIEPLVESTKHEPPKPLRFLPGVLVGWENQPSTLELANKPLPVDDILQSLLGTTGQAYEHSKSEVSPSEDIPLLNEQATLREENMDVADVTTEGSEAKTGLDDPQESTNAAVTVDAAAVGTSGSARSAASLIGLSLKGKPPDVSTEAFLANLSAQSQNKETEESKENDPKRQLTDKDNVAQEVRRTTNSSFSSSSSNAGKKPNENNVNVGSAEGTTANTSKSPPFINLKRDPRQAAGRSQQTNASENKEGDVSRNEDRQNASGNDQVEPENKQSSGEVGLNLYQGDAQTSEMQYSSAAAKADNTVASQVEDAKHSQEDALMQNIETVNSFRRGPAATSSHFETENSSRAEFISKVPSPIPSGSFSSVRPPQQNFQHPKSNPPGFQFQAPAPHNFPPQNNPMFGFPPHLPPPLLPPPGFGFPQNPMMPWPPVAHLSGQPPHYAGPIAQGLPVAHKQSRFLGPENFFQSKDSRRPERRHSDPWGRQEQHLERGFSRGKNDQHRQRFYSESHHQKKDRHEKEWNNEKYWEQDSERNRRRDRNQEKERERKSREEGQRDKERLRSPHSDRAADGKSPRETRNPEKKTEKPKSEDQAHEKDKEREKSKEKHRERESEKNRERHRDHSDRTKSKR from the exons ATGGATGAAGAAGGAGTTAAAGAGAGTGGTAACGACACCATTGAGGACGATGAGCTTGTTTTACCTAACAGGAATTTGAGGAGCCGTTGTGAAGAACCGTCACTCACATCGCCAAGAAAATCACCACGTTTAATGGCACAAG aACCAGTACGGAGTTTGCGACAGAGCACACTAGCCAAGCGTTCGAATGTTGCACCTCTTGTTAATACCAAGAAATCATCTGTAAAAAGTGGATCTGCTCCAAAAACTGGacagaaacaagagaaaagcCCAGCTAAAGAGGGAGATGTTGCTGCACCCTTGAAAGAGCAGCCTAAAGAAGTTAGGCGTAGTACAAGACGATCAGGACAGATAGAAggaactgcagcagcagtaacagcatcccaaagtaataaaaaatgtcttcctggTCCCGAAGAGGTGAAGGAAATAAAGTCTGAAACCTTTGAGCTGGCAAAAGTTGAGGAAACATCCCAAGAGTTAAGTTGTGCTAATTTAGCAGAAGCCTGTTCTCCTCCTggagaaacaaaggaaataacAGAGGTTGCAACGAAGACTGAATCTGGGAACTTTGAGTCAGTTTGTTCGGTATCTGCAGATACTGAAATTACTGcagttaaaaatgaagcaaatgatGTGATTGACTCAATGGGCTCTGAAAcctctttggaagaaaagactgaaaataaaacagaggaattggagaagaaaacagaagagcatgATCAAAGTGGGGTAACTGGAAAAGCTAATGATCCATCTAGTGCTTGCGTGAATGCAAGTGAAATTTGTAAGACCTTTTCAAATTTGTCCAGCTCTGTAGAAGAGGGGGTTGATTGTAGTTTAGGTTCCCACAATGTGGAAGTTCCTGATGAAAATACATTGTCAGTAAAGGAATGCATAACAGAGCCTGTAGACGATGACCAGGGAGTGGAGAAAACTGTAACTTCATCCGAGAAACTATTGGACAGTACAGAGTTTGATAATAAAGACTTGAAAAGCAAAGAGTTTACTTACACTGACCCAGGAAATAGCATTTCGGAAAACACTGTTTCTGACCAAACAAGCCCAAATGTACAGCAGCAGATCAGCGGTACTAAAGTAGAAGGCCCTGAGGCATCAAAATTTCAAGAGGATGATAAACAAATTAGCATATCatcaaaatgtgaaaagaaTGTTAGGCCCCGGCATAGTAAATCTTTAATACAGGATAAGCAAAATCTGACTGCAGGTACTCGACAGAAATCAGGTACAGTGCAACAGGAAATAATGCGTTCAAGAACAAGAGCTGGTCTTACTGTTTCAGGTCTTCACAGTCCATCTTCAGCAAGTCTGAAGCGGAATGCGGATGAGCAAGAGAGTCATCAGCATCCGAATAACCCAGTCAAAATTAGGAAGAAACAGTCTGATCTGGGTTTGAAAGCAAAGAGCTGTGTTCCAGGGATAACTGTAAAAAAGCAGACCAATAcaatgctgaagaaaataccCCGAGTCCAGGCTTCTGGGCAAGTACAGAAGTCATCAATTCAAAGAGCAAGTGAGAAATCTCCTACTCATCAAAGTTGTTCTAAAGATACCCACCACTCCGTGCACTCATTATCAGGGCATGTTTCAAATCTTGGTCAGAAGCAAGCCCCCCAGGGTCAGAAACACCAGCTTGCAACTGTGCTAAAAACAAACAGCTCCACAAAGGAAGAGGCAGAGACAAAAGATCCCCCTGTTGTAGAACATGTGAAGGAggatgataaagaaaaaaacaaatcaaaaagaaTTGATAAGAATCTCCAACCTCGCCAGAGAAGAAGTAGCAAAAGTCTTTCACTTGATGAACCTCCGTTGTTCATTCCAGATAACATTTCAACTGTTAAACGGGAAGGCTTGGAACATACTTCTGCTAGTGAAAGCAAATATGTTTGGGTGCCCAACAAGCAGTGTGGCTTTTGCAAAAAGCCACATGGCAACAG gtttatGGTAGGCTGTGGTAGATGCGATGATTGGTTTCATGGTGATTGTGTTGGACTGAGTCTTTCTCAAGCGCAGCAGATGGGCGAAGAAGATAAagaatatgtgtgtgtgaaatgctgtgctgaagaagacaaaaaaatggaGTGTTTTGATCAAAGTGTACCAGATACTCAAGTGAAACTTGAAATccatagagaagaaaaagcaatggagTGTGAAAAACTGGGCACGTCGAAGCAAACACCTACTTGTAATCTAAATGTACcaactgaaaaaacaaagcaaacagagGACGTTGGGAAGCACAAAGTCAAAATCTTCAGACGG GAATCTGGTGATGGGAAGAACTTGTCAGACTCCAGAGACTTGGATACTAAAAAAGGGCAACATGTTCCTGCTCGAAAAGGATCACAAACTGCTGTAATTCCTCGGCGGTCCcctgaagataaaaatgaaaaaataagtaaagaaTCCCTTAGTGTGGTTGAAAGGTCCACAAAATCAG GTGTTCAtgagaaacaagaaattaagaaaaagaaaaatgagaaaggatCCATTAGTGCAACACACctgccagctgtgccagctTCCAAACCTTCTGCTGATCAGATAAGACAAAGTGTCAAGCAGTCTCTTAAGGAAATTCTGATGAAAAG ACTGACAGACTCCAGTTTAAAGATTCCtgaggagagagcagcaaaagTTGCCACAAGGATTGAGAgagagctgttttctttttttcggGACACTGACTCGAAGTATAAGAACAAATACAGAAGTTTAATGTTCAATCTGAAAGATCCTAAAAATAAT aTATTATTTAAGAAAGTACTGAAAGGAGAGGTTACTCCAGACCATCTAATAAAAATGAGCCCAGAAGAACTGGCTTCCAAAGAACTGGCTGCttggagacagagagagaacagaCAC ACAATTGAAATGATCGAGAAAGAACAGAGGGAAGTTGAAAGAAGACCTATCACAAAAATTACTCACAAAGGAGAAATAGAAATTGAAAGTGAAACACCAATAAAAGAACAAGAAGAAGTCATGGAAATTCAG GAACCTAATGTGAAGTTGTTTGAGAAGTCAGAAGAAGCTGACAAAGATAAAGAAGTAAATGAATCTGCATCTCCGGACACCACAAGTCAACATAAAAATCATCTCTTCGATCTTAACTGCAAAATCTGCATAG GCCGAATGGCACCACCTACTGATGATCTTTCTGCGAAAAAAGTGAAAGTGTCCGTTGGAGTTGCACGGAAGCAGTCGGACAATGAAGCAGAGAGCATTGCAGACGCGCTTTCTTCAACATCAAGTATTTTAGCTTCGGAATTACTGGAAGATGACAAGCAAGACTCATCAAAATCGTCATTCACACCTCTCCCAAA GTCAGAAACGCCTGGTACCGTGGAATGTGAAAGTCTGTTTCTGGCACGCCTGAATTTCATCTGGAAGGGTTTTATCAATATGCCTTCAGTGGCAAAGTTTGTTATTAAGGCTTATCCAGTTTCTGGCTCTTTTGAGTATTTAACGGAG GATTTGCCTGATAGTATTCAAGTAGGCGGCAGGATATCACCTCACACTGTCTGGGAGTATGTAGAAAAAATCAAAGCTTCAGGGACCAAG GAGATCTGTGTAGTTCGCTTTACCCCAGTAACTGAAGAGGATCAGATATCCTATGCGTTGTTGTTTGCCTATTTCAGCAGTAGAAAACGTTACGGTGTAGCGGCCAATAACATGAAGCAAGTGAAAGATTTGTACCTCATCCCTTTAGGTTCCTCAGATAAAGTCCCACATCATCTTGTGCCTTTTGATGGGCCTG GGATTGAAATACATCGACCAAATTTATTACTGGGATTGATAATTCGCCAGAAAATGAAGAGGCAGATTACTGCTGTTGCAAGTGTTACTAGTAGTTTCGTGGATGAAGCTTCTGAAAGTACCTTGAGTAACTTGCCACccgagaagaaaagcaagccaaaCAAACCTGAAGTCTCTCATCATGAGTTGGCactagaagaagaagaagaaaatgatttttttaattccttcacaACTGTGCTACACAAGCAGAGAAATAAACCTCAGCAATCTAATATAGAAGACGTTCCAGCAGTTATCGAACCATTGGTTGAAAGTACCAAACACGAGCCACCGAAGCCTCTCAGATTCCTTCCTGGAGTCCTGGTTGGATGGGAGAATCAGCCTTCTACTCTGGAGCTAGCAAATAAACCGTTGCCAGTGGATGATATTCTTCAAAGCCTGTTGGGTACGACAGGGCAGGCGTATGAACACAGCAAGTCAGAAGTGAGTCCCAGTGAAGACATACCATTATTAAATGAGCAGGCAACCCTACGAGAAGAAAACATGGATGTTGCTGATGTAACTACTGAAGGTAGTGAAGCAAAGACTGGTTTGGATGATCCACAAGAATCCACTAATGCTGCTGTAACTGTGGATGCAGCGGCTGTAGGGACCTCAGGTTCTGCAAGAAGTGCTGCATCTTTGATAGGGCTGAGTCTTAAGGGGAAACCTCCAGATGTCTCCACAGAAGCATTTTTAGCAAATTTATCTGCTCAGTCACAGaataaagaaactgaagaaagtaaagaaaatgacCCAAAGCGGCAGTTAACTGACAAAGATAATGTTGCACAGGAAGTTAGAAGGACCACAAAttccagcttttcttcttcctcatcaaatgcagggaaaaaacccaatgaGAACAACGTTAATGTAGGCTCTGCTGAAGGTACCACAGCTAATACCTCTAAATCACCACCATTTATTAACCTTAAGAGAGACCCACGACAGGCAGCCGGACGAAGCCAGCAGACTAATGCTTCGGAAAACAAGGAAGGAGACGTTAGCAGAAATGAAGACCGACAGAATGCTTCAGGAAATGATCAAGTGGAACCAGAGAATAAACAGTCTTCTGGAGAAGTGGGCTTAAACCTGTATCAAGGTGATGCGCAAACCAGCGAGATGCAGTACAGTtcagctgcagcaaaagcagataACACGGTCGCATCACAAGTGGAAGACGCCAAACACTCACAGGAAGATGCACTGATGCAAAACATTGAAACAGTGAACTCCTTTAGAAGAGGACCAGCAGCAACGTCATCTCATTTTGAAACCGAAAACTCTTCTCGTGCTGAATTTATTTCCAAAGTCCCAAGCCCTATTCCAAGTGGCAGCTTCTCATCTGTTAGACCTCCGCAGCAGAATTTTCAGCATCCTAAATCTAATCCACCTGGATTTCAATTTCAGGCTCCTGCACCTCATAACTTCCCTCCACAAAACAACCCGATGTTTGGATTTCCTCCTCATTTACCACCTCcgcttctccctcctcctggctttggctttcctcaAAACCCAATGATGCCATGGCCACCAGTAGCTCATTTATCAGGTCAGCCACCACACTACGCTGGACCCATTGCACAAGGGCTACCAGTGGCACACAAACAATCAAGATTTTTGGGGccagaaaatttttttcagagtaaagACAGCAGGAGACCGGAAAGACGCCACAGCGATCCTTGGGGCAGACAAGAACAGCATTTGGAGAGAGGGTtcagtagaggaaaaaatgatCAACATCGACAAAGATTTTACAGTGAATCCCATCACcaaaagaaagacagacatgAAAAAGAGTGGAACAACGAAAAATACTGGGAGCAAGATTCTGAAAGAAATAGACGCAGAGACAGAAaccaggaaaaagagagagagaggaagagtagagaggaaggacagagagacaaagaaagatTGCGATCTCCACACAGTGATAGGGCTGCTGATGGAAAAAGCCCCAGAGAGACtagaaatccagaaaaaaagacgGAGAAGCCTAAAAGTGAAGATCAGGCTCATGAAAAAGataaggagagggagaaaagtaAAGAGAAGCATAGAGAACGAGAAAGTGAAAAGAACAGAGAGAGACATAGGGACCACAGTGACAGAACTAAAAGCAAAAGGTAA
- the PHF3 gene encoding PHD finger protein 3 isoform X3 produces MDVKLQRNSVTRFMVGCGRCDDWFHGDCVGLSLSQAQQMGEEDKEYVCVKCCAEEDKKMECFDQSVPDTQVKLEIHREEKAMECEKLGTSKQTPTCNLNVPTEKTKQTEDVGKHKVKIFRRESGDGKNLSDSRDLDTKKGQHVPARKGSQTAVIPRRSPEDKNEKISKESLSVVERSTKSGVHEKQEIKKKKNEKGSISATHLPAVPASKPSADQIRQSVKQSLKEILMKRLTDSSLKIPEERAAKVATRIERELFSFFRDTDSKYKNKYRSLMFNLKDPKNNILFKKVLKGEVTPDHLIKMSPEELASKELAAWRQRENRHTIEMIEKEQREVERRPITKITHKGEIEIESETPIKEQEEVMEIQEPNVKLFEKSEEADKDKEVNESASPDTTSQHKNHLFDLNCKICIGRMAPPTDDLSAKKVKVSVGVARKQSDNEAESIADALSSTSSILASELLEDDKQDSSKSSFTPLPKSETPGTVECESLFLARLNFIWKGFINMPSVAKFVIKAYPVSGSFEYLTEDLPDSIQVGGRISPHTVWEYVEKIKASGTKEICVVRFTPVTEEDQISYALLFAYFSSRKRYGVAANNMKQVKDLYLIPLGSSDKVPHHLVPFDGPGIEIHRPNLLLGLIIRQKMKRQITAVASVTSSFVDEASESTLSNLPPEKKSKPNKPEVSHHELALEEEEENDFFNSFTTVLHKQRNKPQQSNIEDVPAVIEPLVESTKHEPPKPLRFLPGVLVGWENQPSTLELANKPLPVDDILQSLLGTTGQAYEHSKSEVSPSEDIPLLNEQATLREENMDVADVTTEGSEAKTGLDDPQESTNAAVTVDAAAVGTSGSARSAASLIGLSLKGKPPDVSTEAFLANLSAQSQNKETEESKENDPKRQLTDKDNVAQEVRRTTNSSFSSSSSNAGKKPNENNVNVGSAEGTTANTSKSPPFINLKRDPRQAAGRSQQTNASENKEGDVSRNEDRQNASGNDQVEPENKQSSGEVGLNLYQGDAQTSEMQYSSAAAKADNTVASQVEDAKHSQEDALMQNIETVNSFRRGPAATSSHFETENSSRAEFISKVPSPIPSGSFSSVRPPQQNFQHPKSNPPGFQFQAPAPHNFPPQNNPMFGFPPHLPPPLLPPPGFGFPQNPMMPWPPVAHLSGQPPHYAGPIAQGLPVAHKQSRFLGPENFFQSKDSRRPERRHSDPWGRQEQHLERGFSRGKNDQHRQRFYSESHHQKKDRHEKEWNNEKYWEQDSERNRRRDRNQEKERERKSREEGQRDKERLRSPHSDRAADGKSPRETRNPEKKTEKPKSEDQAHEKDKEREKSKEKHRERESEKNRERHRDHSDRTKSKR; encoded by the exons ATGGATGTAAAGCTACAAAGAAACTCGGTTACCAG gtttatGGTAGGCTGTGGTAGATGCGATGATTGGTTTCATGGTGATTGTGTTGGACTGAGTCTTTCTCAAGCGCAGCAGATGGGCGAAGAAGATAAagaatatgtgtgtgtgaaatgctgtgctgaagaagacaaaaaaatggaGTGTTTTGATCAAAGTGTACCAGATACTCAAGTGAAACTTGAAATccatagagaagaaaaagcaatggagTGTGAAAAACTGGGCACGTCGAAGCAAACACCTACTTGTAATCTAAATGTACcaactgaaaaaacaaagcaaacagagGACGTTGGGAAGCACAAAGTCAAAATCTTCAGACGG GAATCTGGTGATGGGAAGAACTTGTCAGACTCCAGAGACTTGGATACTAAAAAAGGGCAACATGTTCCTGCTCGAAAAGGATCACAAACTGCTGTAATTCCTCGGCGGTCCcctgaagataaaaatgaaaaaataagtaaagaaTCCCTTAGTGTGGTTGAAAGGTCCACAAAATCAG GTGTTCAtgagaaacaagaaattaagaaaaagaaaaatgagaaaggatCCATTAGTGCAACACACctgccagctgtgccagctTCCAAACCTTCTGCTGATCAGATAAGACAAAGTGTCAAGCAGTCTCTTAAGGAAATTCTGATGAAAAG ACTGACAGACTCCAGTTTAAAGATTCCtgaggagagagcagcaaaagTTGCCACAAGGATTGAGAgagagctgttttctttttttcggGACACTGACTCGAAGTATAAGAACAAATACAGAAGTTTAATGTTCAATCTGAAAGATCCTAAAAATAAT aTATTATTTAAGAAAGTACTGAAAGGAGAGGTTACTCCAGACCATCTAATAAAAATGAGCCCAGAAGAACTGGCTTCCAAAGAACTGGCTGCttggagacagagagagaacagaCAC ACAATTGAAATGATCGAGAAAGAACAGAGGGAAGTTGAAAGAAGACCTATCACAAAAATTACTCACAAAGGAGAAATAGAAATTGAAAGTGAAACACCAATAAAAGAACAAGAAGAAGTCATGGAAATTCAG GAACCTAATGTGAAGTTGTTTGAGAAGTCAGAAGAAGCTGACAAAGATAAAGAAGTAAATGAATCTGCATCTCCGGACACCACAAGTCAACATAAAAATCATCTCTTCGATCTTAACTGCAAAATCTGCATAG GCCGAATGGCACCACCTACTGATGATCTTTCTGCGAAAAAAGTGAAAGTGTCCGTTGGAGTTGCACGGAAGCAGTCGGACAATGAAGCAGAGAGCATTGCAGACGCGCTTTCTTCAACATCAAGTATTTTAGCTTCGGAATTACTGGAAGATGACAAGCAAGACTCATCAAAATCGTCATTCACACCTCTCCCAAA GTCAGAAACGCCTGGTACCGTGGAATGTGAAAGTCTGTTTCTGGCACGCCTGAATTTCATCTGGAAGGGTTTTATCAATATGCCTTCAGTGGCAAAGTTTGTTATTAAGGCTTATCCAGTTTCTGGCTCTTTTGAGTATTTAACGGAG GATTTGCCTGATAGTATTCAAGTAGGCGGCAGGATATCACCTCACACTGTCTGGGAGTATGTAGAAAAAATCAAAGCTTCAGGGACCAAG GAGATCTGTGTAGTTCGCTTTACCCCAGTAACTGAAGAGGATCAGATATCCTATGCGTTGTTGTTTGCCTATTTCAGCAGTAGAAAACGTTACGGTGTAGCGGCCAATAACATGAAGCAAGTGAAAGATTTGTACCTCATCCCTTTAGGTTCCTCAGATAAAGTCCCACATCATCTTGTGCCTTTTGATGGGCCTG GGATTGAAATACATCGACCAAATTTATTACTGGGATTGATAATTCGCCAGAAAATGAAGAGGCAGATTACTGCTGTTGCAAGTGTTACTAGTAGTTTCGTGGATGAAGCTTCTGAAAGTACCTTGAGTAACTTGCCACccgagaagaaaagcaagccaaaCAAACCTGAAGTCTCTCATCATGAGTTGGCactagaagaagaagaagaaaatgatttttttaattccttcacaACTGTGCTACACAAGCAGAGAAATAAACCTCAGCAATCTAATATAGAAGACGTTCCAGCAGTTATCGAACCATTGGTTGAAAGTACCAAACACGAGCCACCGAAGCCTCTCAGATTCCTTCCTGGAGTCCTGGTTGGATGGGAGAATCAGCCTTCTACTCTGGAGCTAGCAAATAAACCGTTGCCAGTGGATGATATTCTTCAAAGCCTGTTGGGTACGACAGGGCAGGCGTATGAACACAGCAAGTCAGAAGTGAGTCCCAGTGAAGACATACCATTATTAAATGAGCAGGCAACCCTACGAGAAGAAAACATGGATGTTGCTGATGTAACTACTGAAGGTAGTGAAGCAAAGACTGGTTTGGATGATCCACAAGAATCCACTAATGCTGCTGTAACTGTGGATGCAGCGGCTGTAGGGACCTCAGGTTCTGCAAGAAGTGCTGCATCTTTGATAGGGCTGAGTCTTAAGGGGAAACCTCCAGATGTCTCCACAGAAGCATTTTTAGCAAATTTATCTGCTCAGTCACAGaataaagaaactgaagaaagtaaagaaaatgacCCAAAGCGGCAGTTAACTGACAAAGATAATGTTGCACAGGAAGTTAGAAGGACCACAAAttccagcttttcttcttcctcatcaaatgcagggaaaaaacccaatgaGAACAACGTTAATGTAGGCTCTGCTGAAGGTACCACAGCTAATACCTCTAAATCACCACCATTTATTAACCTTAAGAGAGACCCACGACAGGCAGCCGGACGAAGCCAGCAGACTAATGCTTCGGAAAACAAGGAAGGAGACGTTAGCAGAAATGAAGACCGACAGAATGCTTCAGGAAATGATCAAGTGGAACCAGAGAATAAACAGTCTTCTGGAGAAGTGGGCTTAAACCTGTATCAAGGTGATGCGCAAACCAGCGAGATGCAGTACAGTtcagctgcagcaaaagcagataACACGGTCGCATCACAAGTGGAAGACGCCAAACACTCACAGGAAGATGCACTGATGCAAAACATTGAAACAGTGAACTCCTTTAGAAGAGGACCAGCAGCAACGTCATCTCATTTTGAAACCGAAAACTCTTCTCGTGCTGAATTTATTTCCAAAGTCCCAAGCCCTATTCCAAGTGGCAGCTTCTCATCTGTTAGACCTCCGCAGCAGAATTTTCAGCATCCTAAATCTAATCCACCTGGATTTCAATTTCAGGCTCCTGCACCTCATAACTTCCCTCCACAAAACAACCCGATGTTTGGATTTCCTCCTCATTTACCACCTCcgcttctccctcctcctggctttggctttcctcaAAACCCAATGATGCCATGGCCACCAGTAGCTCATTTATCAGGTCAGCCACCACACTACGCTGGACCCATTGCACAAGGGCTACCAGTGGCACACAAACAATCAAGATTTTTGGGGccagaaaatttttttcagagtaaagACAGCAGGAGACCGGAAAGACGCCACAGCGATCCTTGGGGCAGACAAGAACAGCATTTGGAGAGAGGGTtcagtagaggaaaaaatgatCAACATCGACAAAGATTTTACAGTGAATCCCATCACcaaaagaaagacagacatgAAAAAGAGTGGAACAACGAAAAATACTGGGAGCAAGATTCTGAAAGAAATAGACGCAGAGACAGAAaccaggaaaaagagagagagaggaagagtagagaggaaggacagagagacaaagaaagatTGCGATCTCCACACAGTGATAGGGCTGCTGATGGAAAAAGCCCCAGAGAGACtagaaatccagaaaaaaagacgGAGAAGCCTAAAAGTGAAGATCAGGCTCATGAAAAAGataaggagagggagaaaagtaAAGAGAAGCATAGAGAACGAGAAAGTGAAAAGAACAGAGAGAGACATAGGGACCACAGTGACAGAACTAAAAGCAAAAGGTAA